The DNA sequence CGCTGCGGGCCGTCAAGAAGGCGCTGCAAGAGCTGCGGGTCCAACTGGCGGACGACGACCTTCCGCTCAGTGCGGTGCGGGTCGACGCGCTCGGCGAGACGGTGATCGCCCGCGACCGCGAGGGGGTGTGGGCTCCGGAGACCGGACAGCGCTACTTCCCCTTCACCCTGCCCGCCGCGGAGGCGTCCGCAGCCGCCACGGCCGTGCTGGAACCCACCGAGGAAACCGAGGAGCCCTGGGTCGAGCCCCGCTTCGGCGGTGAGACCGCGACCCAGTGGTTCGACCGAGCCGTCGACCTCGAAGACACCTCGCTGGCCGACGCGAAGGCGGCGTATCGGCGTGTGTTGGAGCTCGACCCCAGCTTCGCGGATGCTCACGCCAATCTCGGACGACTCCTCCATCAGGAGGGCCGCATCGACCTGGCCGTGCGACACTACCGCGCAGCGGCGCAGGCCGATCCCGGGAGCGCCACCGCCGCTTTCAATCTGGGCGTGGCGCTGGAAGACCTGGAGCGACCGGACGACGCAGCGGCCGCGTATCGGCAGGCCCTGGTGGCCGACCCCGGCCGGCCCGAGCCGCACTTCAACCTCGCCCGTCTCTACGAGGCCGGGGGCCAGGAAGCTGACGCGCTGCGACACCTGGTCGAATACCGGCGGCTTTCCCGCGGCCAGTGACGCTCACGCGGCACTGGCGTGCCGCAGTCGAGGCACCTAGGGTGAGAGACGTCGGGGGGCCCCGCACGGACCGGAGGCGTCATCCCCGGTCCGGGAGGACGTACATGGCCGCTCGATCCTTCGGGCACAGGGGAATCACGCTCATCGAGCTGTTGATCGTGCTCGCTGTGCTCGGCATCCTGGCCGCGGCCGCCATCCCGCGCCTCGACCGGGTGCGGACTCGCGCCATGGGCGCTGCCCTCGCCGCGGACCTCCACCGTCTGCGCTTCCTGGAGGAGCAGTATCGCGCCACGGGCCGCCCCAGCTATACCTCCGACTTCGCGGAGTTGGGGTTCGTCCCCAGTGAAGGCGTGGACCTGACGATCCTGGAGGCGTCGCCCGAGGGCTGGGCCGCCACGGCCACACACAAGAACGACCCGGACGTGCGCTGCGCGGTCTTCCACTCGATGTCTGCCCCGCAGAACATCTGGCCCGCACAGCGCTCAGGCGTCATCGAATGTGCGAAGGGCACTCAGCGCTTCGGCGTGCCCCCGACCGCCGGATCAGGAAACAGCATCATTCGCTGAGTCCTTCTCGCGCGCCGTGAAGGCCACGTGCGCGATCACCGACGCGAAGGCCAGCATGGCGAGGGCGGCGAACCCGAGCAGCGCCAGCTCGGTCCGGAAGACCCCGGAAGCGTCCGCGTCCAGCGCGTCGGTCCGGCGCCCAACGGCGAGGAACCCGACTGGCTGCACACCGTCCCCGCGCAAGGCCACCACGGCGAAGCGGCGGCTGGTTCCGTCGAGGTCGGTTCCGTCCGTCAGGACTGCGGTGAAGTTCTCGGGCGCCGCCGGAAACTCCTCCGGTGCCGCAGCCCCGACCGAATCGGCCTGAACCGGCGCGGGGCCCGACGACCGGCGCACCAGCACACGACGCTGGCGGTCGAGCAGCGTCAGGGAGGCGTCCTCGGGCAACTCCACTGCCTCGGCCCAGGTGCCGATCCGCGTCAGGTCCAGCGACGCCGCCAGCACACCAGGGAGTCCGTGGGTAGCGAGGAGCGGCACCGCCACGCCCAGGCCCGGCTTCCCGGTGATGCGCCCGTAGGCGAACTCCCCGACGGCGGGGCGGTTGCCGGTGGTGGCCCGTGTGAAGTAGGCCCGATCCCCCAGGTAGAGATCGCCCGTGGTGGCGATCGACCCGCAGGCGAGGAACCCGTCGCCTCCGATCACGGAGAGGGTCGTGTACTGGGGCGTGTGGAGCATGACGCGCTCCAGCAGCGCGTTGCAGGTGCCCCGCTCGGCGCCGCGGATCGCGTCGACCTCGGAGAGCGAGCCCAACAGGGAACGCGCTTCGGCGAGCTTCTGCTCGTGTTGGGCGGCGATGCCGCGAGCCGCATGGAGCAGGGACTGCTCGTGACGACGGATCTCGGCGCCGCGCAGCGACCGATTGGCGTAGGCGTACAGCGCGACGGAGGGGAGGAACGCGATCAGCACCAGCAGGAGGACCTGCCGCTGCATGCGCTCGGCGGGATCGGAGGGCATGGTCACCTCTCCTTCCGTGTGGGGACGGCTTCCGGAACCTACCCGGACAGGGCGGAGAGCGGCAACCACGCCGCGGGTCGCGCGCTCTAGAGGCCCAGGGTCGGCCGGAAGGTGGGCGCCGCCCGGTGGCCGGTGGCCTGCTCGAATGCGTGCGCGAGTCGCAGAAGCACGGGCTCGCTCCAGGCCCGCCCGAAGAACGACAGCCCGACCGGGAGGCCGTGCACCAGGCCGGCGGGAACCGTGATGTTGGGATACCCGGCGATCGCGGCCGGACTGGAGCTGCCTCCACCGAAATGGTCGCCGTTGACCAGGTCCGTGACCCAGGCCGGGCCGCCTGTGGGCGCGACGATGGCATCGAGACGATGCTCATCCATGACGCGGTCGATCCCTTCGCTCCGGGCGAGGCGCTGCATGGTGGCGAGCGCCTCCTGATACTCGGGGGACTCGAGGGAGCCTTTGGCCTGCGCTTCCTCGAAGATCTCCTGCTGGAACCAAGGCATCTCCAACTCGCGGTTGGCGCGGTTGAATTCGATCAGGCCCTCCAGGGAACGCACGGGCGCAGACGGCCCCAGTGCCTCCAGGTAGGCGTTGAGGTCAGCCTTGAACTCGTAGAGCAGCACCTGGTAGGACGGCCCGCCCATCTCGCTGCGCGTGGGGATATCGGCCGGCTCGATGAGCGTGGCCCCCCCGGTGCGCAGCGCCTCGAGGGCCTCCTCCATGCGTGCGTCCACTTCGGGGTGGAATCCGAAGTAGGCGCGCGCGACGCCGATGCGGGCCCCTCGCAGGCCATCCTCGCTCAAGAACTGCGTGTAGTCTGTCTGCGCCTGGTCCTCGGACGCGGCCGTGGCCGCGTCTTCGGGATCGACGCCGGTCAGTGCGCCGAGCAGGATCGCGGCGTCCCGCACGGTGCG is a window from the Gemmatimonadota bacterium genome containing:
- a CDS encoding tetratricopeptide repeat protein is translated as MAVVVYSEAGGYGTTEVAEVMGLSPRQVRAFVYAGLLEPVRGPRGDYRFSFQDLVLLRMGAQLQRARVPLRAVKKALQELRVQLADDDLPLSAVRVDALGETVIARDREGVWAPETGQRYFPFTLPAAEASAAATAVLEPTEETEEPWVEPRFGGETATQWFDRAVDLEDTSLADAKAAYRRVLELDPSFADAHANLGRLLHQEGRIDLAVRHYRAAAQADPGSATAAFNLGVALEDLERPDDAAAAYRQALVADPGRPEPHFNLARLYEAGGQEADALRHLVEYRRLSRGQ
- a CDS encoding type II secretion system protein, producing MAARSFGHRGITLIELLIVLAVLGILAAAAIPRLDRVRTRAMGAALAADLHRLRFLEEQYRATGRPSYTSDFAELGFVPSEGVDLTILEASPEGWAATATHKNDPDVRCAVFHSMSAPQNIWPAQRSGVIECAKGTQRFGVPPTAGSGNSIIR